The Salvelinus sp. IW2-2015 linkage group LG8, ASM291031v2, whole genome shotgun sequence genome window below encodes:
- the foxn2a gene encoding forkhead box protein N2 isoform X1 — protein sequence MYCTSPICYLSSSVALWNDLPGLMGPIIGMSPDKKAETPGMQEERAGLRGLCGGAGTLPEAECGAASPLATSLDRGSGGSEDEELTNLNWLHENLLQNFILGGPGGAQPSASPLFDIEGDPGAPQNPSSSSSYSSSQRDSLKSKPPFSFSLLIYMAIEQSPSKRLPVKDIYGWILQHFPYFSSAPTGWKNSVRHNLSLNKCFRKVERSLGKVNGKGSLWCVDPEYRPNLIQALKKQHFPAAHTFCTPPASPPSASSPPRHHFLQDCSLKESDIDAATAMMLLNSAPGHHHANPCDPDSPLDLSRPDLVLVSSDPKQDHNYSSMALQRCSSRSSSSSLSSLDEGGPGHARPRPRRAGSEGFHSDEEDSDLGDRDERGSHSRPAPRRPSPSSSSVKCPAGKRARREVTAKPELDEELKEAAGSLLHLAGIRTSMELNKRSAKSKKLNRK from the exons acctCCCTGGTTTAATGGGTCCAATCATCGGGATGTCGCCGGATAAGAAAGCTGAAACGCCGGGGATGCAGGAGGAGAGGGCGGGGCTTAGGGGCTTATGCGGGGGGGCGGGGACTCTCCCGGAGGCGGAGTGCGGCGCAGCCAGCCCATTGGCCACCAGCCTGGACCGGGGATCCGGTGGCTCCGAGGATGAGGAGCTCACCAACCTCAACTGGCTccatgagaacctgctccagaactTTATCCTAGGGGGGCCCGGTGGGGCCCAACCCAGCGCCAGCCCCCTCTTTGACATCGAGGGTGACCCCGGGGCCCCTCAGAACCCATCGTCTTCATCCTCTTACTCCTCGTCGCAGAGGGACTCTTTGAAGTCCAAGCCtcccttctcattctctctgttgATCTACATGGCCATAGAGCAGAGCCCCAGTAAGAGGCTGCCGGTGAAGGACATCTATGGTTGGATCCTACAGCACTTCCCCTACTTCTCCTCCGCCCCCACCGGCTGGAAGAACAGCGTCAGACACAACCTGTCACTCAACAAGTGCTTCCGCAAGGTGGAGAGGAGCCTGGGAAAG GTGAATGGTAAGGGTTCTCTGTGGTGTGTGGACCCAGAGTACAGACCCAACCTGATCCAGGCCCTGAAGAAGCAGCACTTCCCTGCAGCACATACCTTCTGCACACCGCCCGCCTCCCCACCCAGTGCCTCCTCACCACCCAGACACCACTTCCTGCAGGACTGCTCCCTCAAAG aGTCTGACATAGATGCTGCCACTGCCATGATGCTCTTAAACTCTGCCCCTGGTCATCACCACGCCAACCCAT gtgATCCAGACAGTCCCCTGGACCTGTCCCGGCCAGACTTGGTCCTGGTGAGCAGCGATCCTAAGCAGGACCACAACTACAGTAGCATGGCCCTGCAGCGCTgctcctcccgctcctcctcctcctccctctcctccctggaTGAAGGAGGCCCAGGCCACGCCAGGCCCCGCCCACGCCGTGCCGGCAGCGAGGGTTTCCATAGCGACGAGGAGGACTCCGACCTCGGGGACCGGGACGAGAGGGGCAGCCACTCCCGTCCTGCTCCTCGtcgcccctccccctcttcctcctcggtGAAGTGCCCGGCGGGTAAGAGGGCACGTAGGGAGGTGACAGCCAAGCCGGAGCTGGATGAGGAGCTGAAGGAGGCGGCTGGGTCTCTGCTTCACCTGGCTGGGATCCGTACCTCCATGGAGCTCAACAAACGCAGTGCCAAGAGCAAAAAACTGAACAGGAAATGA
- the foxn2a gene encoding forkhead box protein N2 isoform X2 has product MGPIIGMSPDKKAETPGMQEERAGLRGLCGGAGTLPEAECGAASPLATSLDRGSGGSEDEELTNLNWLHENLLQNFILGGPGGAQPSASPLFDIEGDPGAPQNPSSSSSYSSSQRDSLKSKPPFSFSLLIYMAIEQSPSKRLPVKDIYGWILQHFPYFSSAPTGWKNSVRHNLSLNKCFRKVERSLGKVNGKGSLWCVDPEYRPNLIQALKKQHFPAAHTFCTPPASPPSASSPPRHHFLQDCSLKESDIDAATAMMLLNSAPGHHHANPCDPDSPLDLSRPDLVLVSSDPKQDHNYSSMALQRCSSRSSSSSLSSLDEGGPGHARPRPRRAGSEGFHSDEEDSDLGDRDERGSHSRPAPRRPSPSSSSVKCPAGKRARREVTAKPELDEELKEAAGSLLHLAGIRTSMELNKRSAKSKKLNRK; this is encoded by the exons ATGGGTCCAATCATCGGGATGTCGCCGGATAAGAAAGCTGAAACGCCGGGGATGCAGGAGGAGAGGGCGGGGCTTAGGGGCTTATGCGGGGGGGCGGGGACTCTCCCGGAGGCGGAGTGCGGCGCAGCCAGCCCATTGGCCACCAGCCTGGACCGGGGATCCGGTGGCTCCGAGGATGAGGAGCTCACCAACCTCAACTGGCTccatgagaacctgctccagaactTTATCCTAGGGGGGCCCGGTGGGGCCCAACCCAGCGCCAGCCCCCTCTTTGACATCGAGGGTGACCCCGGGGCCCCTCAGAACCCATCGTCTTCATCCTCTTACTCCTCGTCGCAGAGGGACTCTTTGAAGTCCAAGCCtcccttctcattctctctgttgATCTACATGGCCATAGAGCAGAGCCCCAGTAAGAGGCTGCCGGTGAAGGACATCTATGGTTGGATCCTACAGCACTTCCCCTACTTCTCCTCCGCCCCCACCGGCTGGAAGAACAGCGTCAGACACAACCTGTCACTCAACAAGTGCTTCCGCAAGGTGGAGAGGAGCCTGGGAAAG GTGAATGGTAAGGGTTCTCTGTGGTGTGTGGACCCAGAGTACAGACCCAACCTGATCCAGGCCCTGAAGAAGCAGCACTTCCCTGCAGCACATACCTTCTGCACACCGCCCGCCTCCCCACCCAGTGCCTCCTCACCACCCAGACACCACTTCCTGCAGGACTGCTCCCTCAAAG aGTCTGACATAGATGCTGCCACTGCCATGATGCTCTTAAACTCTGCCCCTGGTCATCACCACGCCAACCCAT gtgATCCAGACAGTCCCCTGGACCTGTCCCGGCCAGACTTGGTCCTGGTGAGCAGCGATCCTAAGCAGGACCACAACTACAGTAGCATGGCCCTGCAGCGCTgctcctcccgctcctcctcctcctccctctcctccctggaTGAAGGAGGCCCAGGCCACGCCAGGCCCCGCCCACGCCGTGCCGGCAGCGAGGGTTTCCATAGCGACGAGGAGGACTCCGACCTCGGGGACCGGGACGAGAGGGGCAGCCACTCCCGTCCTGCTCCTCGtcgcccctccccctcttcctcctcggtGAAGTGCCCGGCGGGTAAGAGGGCACGTAGGGAGGTGACAGCCAAGCCGGAGCTGGATGAGGAGCTGAAGGAGGCGGCTGGGTCTCTGCTTCACCTGGCTGGGATCCGTACCTCCATGGAGCTCAACAAACGCAGTGCCAAGAGCAAAAAACTGAACAGGAAATGA